DNA from Larimichthys crocea isolate SSNF chromosome XIII, L_crocea_2.0, whole genome shotgun sequence:
GACATTGTGATGCACAAAGTTTGGTGTAACATCCCTCAAAGTATCAGGAAGGGAACGGTAGAATCACTTCTTCCTGCAgcatttctctcctcttctctgcagAGCGGTGTGTACAGTGTTCAGCACGTGGCTCTCTGAGTATCCTGAAGACTTTAGGAGTTTGGGGGATCCCTCTCGCCTGCTGCGACTGGCTCCCCTCCTCCCGCAGGACTCCTCATCTGCAGCCGACCTCCGCGCTCGCCTCCTGAGGATAGCCGAGGAGCTCAGCGAGAAAGCCCTGCTTCCTGATTCCCATAAAGGTCTGTATTTTAACTGGGATTTAAATGACGCACATAGAAATACACCTCATCTTTTCAGTCAAAATCCAAATCCGGGGCTGCAAataccaaaagaaaaacacagctggtGCTGGCTGTGCCTTCCTCGACTAGAGAAAGGTGTATTTTTCAAACCTCTTTTCTAGTGTGAACTCAGGAGCACctagaaggttttttttttaaaattggatAATTTCACTGAAAAATTCTGGACAATACAGCTTCTCTGCTAAAGCCGATGAAGGTCATAACTGAGATAATTTTAGCTTGTTGCTCTTAGACAGAAATGTTTAGTCTGTCAGTCGGTCGGCCCGTCACTTTGATACAGAACGAAATATCTCAACGGTTATTAAATGGATTGCTCTTATACAGACATTCCTCCTCAAGATGAATTTCAATAGCGGCCCTCAAGCTTTTCAGGAGGTtgagtgggtcgtccactaatcagaagatcggtggCTCgatctccagtctgcatgttgaagtgtccctTAGGGCAAGAGACTGAACCCTGAATCTCTTCTGATCTCTCTTGTTGTTGTCGTGAACGATTGGCTtctttctgatgagcagtttgcACCTTGCACAGCACCAAACGCAGTGTGTTgcaatgtgtgtatgaatgggtgaatgcGACATGCCTTGAGTGGTCGGACGACTAGAAAGGTGCTTCATAAGCACAGATCTGCAGAGCTAATGGCCTTCCCATCAGTCTGAACTAAGTGAATATGGTGAAAAGGGTAAAAATGATAAATCCTTTGCTatgcatcagcatgttagcgctgTCATTGTGTTGCCGTGCTGGCATTTACGCAGCTGTGTCTTAGTACAGCTTCAGATCTACTCGCATCTTGTTCTCTCTTATTCTCTAATCCTGAGGTCATGAGTAAAATACTATGCTGTTCTCTCGTTACAGTGAGATATTTAGTTTCCTGAGATAACCGATCCTGTGAGAGATGACTTGATTATCACACCTGTACGGAGCGCAACAGCTGCTCAGAAACTGATTTGTGCAACTGAAGATAAACAAAGGTGTGTCTTACACTCTGAAACCACAGTTTTATTGAACTGCTTCAACATTTGCAGATCAGACCGGTTTCACCAGCCCTCCTCCCGACGCCTCCAGGTTTGAACCCACCAGCGTCTTGGGATTCCCTGCAGCGCTCATCGCTGAGCAGCTCACCAAGATAGAGACGGTGAGTTTATCTTTTAAGCCTGAACATGTTTTTCATGGTAGAATATCAGAGGAAAGTTATTAGTCTACAGAATATGTTTGCATGCTTGCATTGCATTTATATGTTGTCACCTATCAGGAGCTGTTTGTCCGCTTGGTCCCGTACCACTGCCTCGGTTCATTGTGGTCCCAGAGGGAtaagaaagggagggaaggcgTTTGTTGGTCTGTTCGAGCCACCATACGTCAGTTCAACAAGTTGGCTAATGCAGTTCTAGCTTCCTGCCTTTGGCCTACAAAGCTACGCAGCCAGCAGAGAGCCCGGCTGCTGGAGAAGTGGATCAGCGTGGCAGAGGTCAGTATACAAAAAGGTcacagctctaaaaaaaaatgaaggattTCATGCCACTTTACAAGCATTTTCTGAGGGTTTATCGTGAAATGACACTGTTAACAGTATGTCAGTCGGGGTTTCAAGTCTTCCAAAACCCTCAACCGTGAATTTTCCTACAATAAACCCCCGTTAATCCCCTAACCATAATCCCATTCTGAGCTCTGACCATGCACATACCATCACAAATTCACAGTGCACTCGGTTTCTGCTGCGACTGACCATTTTTAATCAATAGCTGAGAGCTAAACGCAAGAAACGAGGCCTTGATTTATGGTTATTTTCCGGACAGAGCGGCAGCCAATAACAAAATAATGCTCTCCCTGATATGAGTGCATTTAGCGGTCGAACACTTTTGAATAGAAAGGTTAAAaatcagcatgttttttttatatactggAACTAGACTTGAAGTTCTAGTAGACCTTTAGGAACCCACATAGGAAATGTATTCTGCCTGAACAGTACATACCAGCAATGTGCTGAGTCACAAACTGTGATGCATGACCTCAAGCCAAACAGTGAATCTGCTTAAAAAACGTCTATTATACAAGACATTTCAACTGAGTTATGTAATGGTGTTGTTATGCACAACAATCGGCttcttttgaaatattaaagagCTCACAGCGACGACAggctctgcacaaacacacacataaacacacacacacacacacacacacacacataaacacatcttGCCCTCGGTTGTTATGGTCACATGAGAACTTTCCAAACTTCTTTATGTGTGAATAAAACCCAGCTTCTCTCCAGTATTCCTTCACAAAGCTGCTTTTGTcatcacatatacacacactgtctctcacacacactaacatctTCTTTGGCAAAGTGAGGTCTCACTGGTTCGCTGCCAAACTCCTGTCCAGAGCTCATCCCGGGTTTCTTTTTGGACAGACCTCTTTAGCAGTATACATTATTCAGCACCCCTCAGGCTGACACTGTAACTTAATACCAGCCATATCCACACCCACAGGTGTTCTCACTTACAGTGagcctatgtgtgtgtctgtctgtgtgtgggcatgcaaataaatatctgtgtgtgtgtgtgtgctttcaacAGGAGTGTCGAGCCAGGAAGAACTTCTCCTCGCTGTATGCCATCGTGTCCGCCCTGCAGAGTAACCCCATCCACCGGCTGAGGAAGACGTGGCAGGACACCGACAGGTCTGCGgctaaaaaaattaaaatgataaataaaagagaaaaaggagctTTAATGTCCCAGagaacaatatttaaaataaaaagaaagatgcaaATAAATATGTCAAAAGAAAGACGGAGCAACACAACAGCCGACATCGTCATCGAATAATAAAATGTAGTTGCATTAGAGTAGCTGTGGTTGTTGCACGAGACAGATATAATTGTTGCACTCGTATGAATATAGCACACAGCTCTTTGCCACTGTGTAGTCCGTGCTTTGATGGTCCAGCAGCGCCTGCCAGAGggcaacagaacaaacagatggAGACCATGAGAAGAAGCACACATGtaaataatgattaaaaagtCGGTTTGATAAATCAGGGGTAAAATAGGAGTGCATATGTGTACGGTACTTGGTGATGTGCAGGACTGTAGGCATTGAAGTATTTAGTTGTTGAGGACTTTTATTGACATCTGCTGGTGATCACGGAAATGGAGCAGTGGCACCTCAGCTCACACATTATAGTCATTATAGCAATATGTCATTGTGCCTGCAcaccaaaaataaatgcattgtgaatgttattttttttacctgctaTAAAAAGTGTCTGCTGAGGACACTAGGTAGTAGAAGTAAAAAATCCACTTTATATTACGATGATAAATGCCAGGCCTCAAGTTTTggtgtgttcatttaaaaaaatatagttGGTGTGGgatgaaaaccaaaaaataaaagttgcagGATGAACATTCAGCTCTTTCATAgcttaaagtttgttttaaatgaatatagtagagctgaaatgattagtaaCTGGTcaattgacatgaaaataacaCTAACTTGTTGTTCTAACTACttcatttgctgttttctttgactttaataataaaaaatcaacattttctgtgtttttggacTGATAACTGGacaaatttgacatttataggctgattaataaagaaaataatcagcagattaattgattataTCATATCACTTCATCGAAAATACTTAAAGTTGACCTATGCCCTTCTAGTCCTTCTATAAACAGACCTCCTGcttaatgtattatatatgcTGCAAATGTGATGTGTGGTTAGGACGATGTCTTCATAGCTTCAAACAGCATTAGAGGAAACTGGTGTTACCCTGCGGACACTTTATTTATCGAACACCAAGGCGACACTGTAAATACGTGTGAAGTAAACTTCATAAAGAAGCAGAAGTAAAATGTCTTCCCGTTATCTAGAAGTAGAAAACGCCACTTCAGCAGCGTTGTGCCTGTTCAACAGAAACCCGATTCTGTTTTCAGTCACGGCATCGTCTCTGAATCATCAGTAAACATTCGTTACTCGACTCTTCCATCAGTTTTTGCCTCTCAAACCTGAGTATCCAATTACAGTGCATGCTTTCAGCTGTAGGTTTAATTAGAGTTCTGATTGAAAAATATGAATTGAAATATGACGTATGAATGCTAATTAACTGTATGCCATCTCACTGTTTTGGTCGCTCGGACAGGGAGGCAGTGAGGAGATACGAGGAGCTGTCAGACATATTCTCAGACAAGGAcaactactcacagagcagagagctcCTGAAGGAGGTAAGTTTCTGTCAGGacataatgttttaaaaaaaaacaggaaatcaggCTGCGAACGATGACGTAATTCACATTATGCAACCTAAATAAAGAAGCTTCGGTGAGAAATTTGGTCTTGGGTCGTGACACGGCGATAAATTGTTACGTTTTTTCTTCATATCTCATCATTTGATCACTTGTGTGTTGGTTAATGATAAAACTACGTGGGCGCTCGGAGGCTGGAGGAGCGGGTTTCTCGCGTTGGAAAGCTGCCACTTTGAACTTTCCCTCGCAGGGTTGTAAGCGCTGCTGTGCAGTTTTGTTCAGGAGTCAGATCTCAACAACTCTTTTCTGATGTCTTGGCCTATTTTTACTCAGATCTGTGTTGTTCTTGGCTCCTGATGGAAGCTTttactgcttgtttttttaccgccttgctaaaaaaaataatcttcaaaggtacttctttctttttctccccgcGACTACAAACACTTTGAGTTTACACCTACAACAGTGCACCGTGGATGCGATAACTCCTGAAGCATGTGTGTTACGTTGAAAGAAACACTGCAGGTCTTAGTTTTGAACTGCCTCTGCTGtcaagaggcggggtacagcCTGGACAGGTGGCCTGCTCATGGTCTTGCTGTGAAGCGACAGTCAAATCCTCTCCCTCATCTAATATCCCTGATTGTGCCAACATCACGAGAAGGAAGCAGGATGTGGTTAGGCatgaagctgggtacatgaaaccAAGTCAGAGTATCATAGTTAGGTTCATGAACTCCTCCAGGATAGcatcagtttcagtgacatttcagccTGACTGCGGAGGAGTTTGGCCGGTCTGATCGTTGGATTGGCACCCCCTGTCGATCACATGGTGGCAGCCAAAACGCAGCACCGCCATTCAGATGAATGGGAAGTGTGTTTTTGCCACAGCATTCGGTCTGAGTCGGACCTAATGGACTACATCCAGCAGCTCTGTGGCCTGTGAAATGGAGCCCATGTGGAAGTGCAGTTCCTCGATTAAAGCTATACctaattaagagtgtggacgctttgattgacaggtagcgGCCGTTaacccacctcaggtctgcccACAATCCACGTccttgcccatttttagattagccgggaggcggcagagacggcgctagaggaaaagtcagacaACTACCAAAATCATGGGGATatatcctctgggaaccatgaacgtTTATACAAAATTCCATCTCAATTAGTCCAATAGATAGACTGGATATTTCAGTGTGACCCACATTGCCATCCCCAAAGCCACACAGCAAGCAGGGCTAAAAACAACATGCACGCTTGACTGCGAGCAACTGCAACTTTGCAAAAACGTGTGACTCTCTGCACTTTGACTGATATCTCACATCCTGGTGATGAGCGTCCCGTGCTCGAACCAGCATTATGAGACGTTATTAATGCGTCTGTCAAGTTCCACTGCCGGACCTGCTTTTGTTAAATTGTGCAGACCGATGTCGAAGCCTTATCCTCAGCTGAAAACAGCATTCAGACTGCTTTAAAGAGCAGAAACCAGTCTAATCTGGTTGAGTAGAACTGCCCTTATTCTGTCAACACTTTCACTTCGATGTGAGACACCCATCTGAAGACATACATTATATTTAGTTTGCACCGTGTCAGAGAGTTGAGGAAGTTGGCAGGATTAGCTGCGTTTTGATTCGCTGTTTGGGTGCAGTGCAAGCATCAATACCTTTGCATTAGCTGCGATTTTACCCATGACACCCCCAAAGGAATTCTTCCAAACATTTGCTTTCACTTTGAAAGCTTCTCCACCGAGCTTTGATTCCAGAAAAACACCATCGCCTTCTGTTAccctttgatttttttctttttcggcaCAGTTAGTTGCTTCCTTTCATCTCAGCTGCTTGTCTAAAAATGACTACGACGAGCAGAGATGAATGATTTAGACTGATAAAAGACTTAATAAAAGtttggaggaagaaaaatattaacaacaatGTCGTTGAAGCAGCAACACTTTATTATATATCATGACTGTATCAAGCTGTTGTCATGACCAATCTCTATATAAATAAGCTATAAATGTCCAAGTAAAGATAAAGAATCAagtaaataaacttgatttaaagTACCAGTGCCATTTTTGATCACATCGGGTAGATGTTTTCCTGCAAAAATATCTCTGACAAACTCACTGCACGCTATAAGCCCAGCACCAAATAACACAGAGATCAAGTATACACCTGGATAgtgagcatttagcagctaaagagccaaataAAACCAGATCggagataaaagaaagaatattAAACTGATCTTCATCAGGTTTGAATGCTAATTCTGCTCCGTAGAGCTCCACTGGCATTAAAGCTTTAAAACTGTGCATGCAACTTTGAACCTTTGAGCATTTCTTTGCTTTCGTCTTGCAGGAGGGCACGTCCAAGTTCGCTAACCTTGACAACAGGCTcaacaacaaacatattaaTAGGGTAAGTAGAGTGGAAACACCGGTGTGAATGACTAACGCATGAATAACATTTGGAAATTATTCTCGCTGGGCTGTCAAATCGTTTTGGGTCACCGAGTCATCTCAGGTGGTTTTTAGTAACTTAAAATCACCTCGTCATTTGTCGCAAAAACCATCAGATCttcaaatgcattaaaaaatgaaaaattttcACCAACTTTACAGCCCACGTCTGGTGTGCATACAAATCATTTCAGCCTGAGGGGTTGTACACATCCCACAGGCCTTTATGGGAGACCTTGGAAAATTTAGACATGATGTAAGACACTGCAAAAGTGTTAGTAGTTTCAAAGTTAGGGGACAGAATGTAGTATAACAACTTTAGAAAAACGATCTGTGGTAAAACATGGATTCAGATGCCTGTGAATCATCAAGGTCTCGAACATGCGAGTAGAATTAAGTTGTTTTCAGTtaaaacactgataaaaaaaaaaagctctatgGTTTTGCTGAGAGTTCAGTAATGGATCTCAAACTAAGAGTGCTTGGAAATACTACAAAACTCTACgctcaaacactgacactgatatCACTTTTGCTAAGCGGGGGGTGGTGGTGTTCCGGCGGTTTGATGGAGGGTTGTAAGAGGGATCGACCGGCACGCAGCGGCGAAGTGGAACATAGGggctgtcgtgtgtgtgtgtgtgtgtgtgtgtgatgttctgAATCCTGAGCCACCGTTTGAAAAGTAGCTGCAGGCAGCTGCTCTGAAACCCCCTCTGCTGTGTGGGCTCTTAGAAACCTCCGGGGGAAACGGATGaaacacttttcttctttttcttacaCAGTCCAATGCCCAGGGCACCGTGCCCTACCTGGGTATCTTCCTCACAGACCTCACCATGCTAGACACGGCGGTCAAAGACAGGCTGGATGTGAGTTACTCTCATCTCTATCGAGGGGAAAGCTGGTCACAGCCCCTGGTGATTGCTCAGTATTTTACAATTATCCGACATGACATAACACACATCCTGTCACTCCCTTTGCAGAACGGCTACATCAACTTTGACAAAAGGAGAAGGGTGAGTGTTGCAATATGGATCGTGCCGAGAGATTAAAAAGGTTCAAATTTGAATACGTTATCTGTTTTAGCACTTCAAATAAGAGATTGAGCTGATGCCCTGACGCTGGAGCAGTTTGGACAAGCAGCAGCTGTggactttttctgtttctgcagcgcTGACATAACAAGCGAGTGGTCAGGTGTGCAACTGTAGCaccctgacaaaaaaaaatcctgttagAGCGAGAGGAACTGAACAAAGTGAGAGCTACAAAAGAGGAGAGATAAGTGGGATAATCTTCAGGATAAGAGCATGTTAGAGCGAGCGGAGGTAACGTAATATCAGAGGGAGGAAATGATTAAGAACTGCCACAGTAGATCAGCCGACGTGGGgtgcctttttcttttcattatgaAACCTTTGTGGCGATGTACTTCTTTGTTAACAGGAATTTGAGGTTTTAGCTCAAATCCGGCTCCTGCAGTCTTCCTgcaaaaactgtgttttcacCACTGACGAGGCCTTCACACAGTGGTATCAGAGCGTACCAACACTAACAGAGGAGGAAAGGTACGTGTGAACAATTAGATCAgttactaaaaaaacaaaacaaatgtgtgatttGTCGTATGAAAACCGCTGACGTCTTTTTCCAGTTACGGACTTTCTAGTGAAATCGAAGCGCCTGGTGAGCCGAGCCCCCGTGGCCTTACTCCAACAGTCATCATCACACAGTGCCCAGAgtaagctacacacacacacataacacagaaAATGCCCAtaatgtcacattcacacaatttAGTATACGTTCATCACTCAGACTGTGAAAATAGAGTATGATATCTTCTGTGGCTCCAACAGAAGCTTTTCTAAAGTCATCTCatctaaaaatatgaacagaagATGATGATAAGATAAGTAGTAAGGGTGTGAcagatgtgaatatttatttatttaaagaatctAAAAACAGATGCTGTCGAGTTGCTTTATGGaaaatttgtgattttgagtTTAATATAAATTTAATGGTTTTTGAGTTTTGGTTCTCGACTATATCAGAGAATATGTCAGCATATCCCTTCTGCGATGTTGACCGTTTTGCATTACTTAATCGCTGAAGTATCACCAATGTAATGGCACAATTAGTCCATGAATCACTAAGAATTGATCCGCtccatccatttattttctctgtaaccgcttatcaGGGCCGCGGGGcgggctggagccgatcccagctgacactggacAAGTGGCCAGTttatcacagagctgacacatagagacaaacaaccattcacacctaccaTACACAGAAATGCCCCATTCTGGGTTCGAAACAGAAACCTTGTTGCTGCGAAGCCAACCAGTCActagtgaaaaaaataaaataaattaggcAACAACAACTGTGCTAATAAATCGTTTGTGGTCAAGACAAATGAATTGGATATCAAAAAAGTTGAACATTTGccagttccagcttctcaaatgtgttttcatatcaCTGTAAATTGATTATTTTCCGATCCTGGACTGCTGATCGCACAGAATAAACACTTTAAAGGCATCACCTCGGCTTCTGGGAAGTTTGATGGGCATTTTTCACAACtctctgacattttgttgaTTTCATGACCACCAGTCGATACCAAAAACATTATCATCATCGTTAGTGTGAGCCTTAATTTGAACGTCATTGTTCATCTTCATGTGTTGACAGCCTGAGTACCTCCCGGATCAGCCTGGCTGGCGACAGCGACAGCCTCTTCGACTTCCCCTCCCCCGTCAATAATCTGCTGTCAAAACTCACAAAGGTAactttatgtttgtatttaaatcAGACGCTGCACGCAGGAGTGACTCTCCTGATATTAGAAAAACAACCACATCCTTAATGATCATCAGAgccattgtttcatttcaatcGCAGCATATGAAATCTCCATCTGTGTCCTGTCTGGATGTTGACACGTCTCCTCCGACCAACGACTCCACCCCTGCCGCTTTGACTCCATCCACTCCCACAAAATCGCACCGCCGATCAGCCTCCTGCGGCAACAACCCCCTCAATAACATCCAAGGGTCGGGGCCCGACATGCGAATCATCAGGATACGGATGGATCTGCAGGATGGAAACCTGTACCGAAGCATACTGGTACTGATTCAAACCCATTTAAATCCAatacgcagcagcagcagcagcagcagggagatTGTTGGAGAAAGCTGTGTCCCAAATTATCTGCAACATGCTGCACTTATAGCCTTTCTTCTCATCTGC
Protein-coding regions in this window:
- the rgl2 gene encoding ral guanine nucleotide dissociation stimulator-like 2 isoform X1, whose protein sequence is MLPRNMRTGGYDLPGVESSQVPLIGYRPLPPDGGAPSVQSGRGSGSDELETSQAEPSPMKTTWYCPLDLSTVVEEEEDGVIYTVVVKQQHGGPSSPMSPVSRSQCLKAGTEEKLVLHLLHSFSLGDSSFITIFLSTYRSFTSTKRVLDILTDRLENPPGDNERSHMRQSFNKAVCTVFSTWLSEYPEDFRSLGDPSRLLRLAPLLPQDSSSAADLRARLLRIAEELSEKALLPDSHKDQTGFTSPPPDASRFEPTSVLGFPAALIAEQLTKIETELFVRLVPYHCLGSLWSQRDKKGREGVCWSVRATIRQFNKLANAVLASCLWPTKLRSQQRARLLEKWISVAEECRARKNFSSLYAIVSALQSNPIHRLRKTWQDTDREAVRRYEELSDIFSDKDNYSQSRELLKEEGTSKFANLDNRLNNKHINRSNAQGTVPYLGIFLTDLTMLDTAVKDRLDNGYINFDKRRREFEVLAQIRLLQSSCKNCVFTTDEAFTQWYQSVPTLTEEESYGLSSEIEAPGEPSPRGLTPTVIITQCPDLSTSRISLAGDSDSLFDFPSPVNNLLSKLTKHMKSPSVSCLDVDTSPPTNDSTPAALTPSTPTKSHRRSASCGNNPLNNIQGSGPDMRIIRIRMDLQDGNLYRSILVTSNDKTPTVISSALEKHNQDPKQASRYELIQLLPEGKELIIPATGNVFYAMTSSSVDFLLRRKGGNTPLGSQPISTETSATFPRIKAKGRRLVRTLF
- the rgl2 gene encoding ral guanine nucleotide dissociation stimulator-like 2 isoform X2; translated protein: MLPRNMRTGGYDLPGVESSQVPLIGYRPLPPDGGAPSVQSGRGSGSDELETSQSTVVEEEEDGVIYTVVVKQQHGGPSSPMSPVSRSQCLKAGTEEKLVLHLLHSFSLGDSSFITIFLSTYRSFTSTKRVLDILTDRLENPPGDNERSHMRQSFNKAVCTVFSTWLSEYPEDFRSLGDPSRLLRLAPLLPQDSSSAADLRARLLRIAEELSEKALLPDSHKDQTGFTSPPPDASRFEPTSVLGFPAALIAEQLTKIETELFVRLVPYHCLGSLWSQRDKKGREGVCWSVRATIRQFNKLANAVLASCLWPTKLRSQQRARLLEKWISVAEECRARKNFSSLYAIVSALQSNPIHRLRKTWQDTDREAVRRYEELSDIFSDKDNYSQSRELLKEEGTSKFANLDNRLNNKHINRSNAQGTVPYLGIFLTDLTMLDTAVKDRLDNGYINFDKRRREFEVLAQIRLLQSSCKNCVFTTDEAFTQWYQSVPTLTEEESYGLSSEIEAPGEPSPRGLTPTVIITQCPDLSTSRISLAGDSDSLFDFPSPVNNLLSKLTKHMKSPSVSCLDVDTSPPTNDSTPAALTPSTPTKSHRRSASCGNNPLNNIQGSGPDMRIIRIRMDLQDGNLYRSILVTSNDKTPTVISSALEKHNQDPKQASRYELIQLLPEGKELIIPATGNVFYAMTSSSVDFLLRRKGGNTPLGSQPISTETSATFPRIKAKGRRLVRTLF
- the rgl2 gene encoding ral guanine nucleotide dissociation stimulator-like 2 isoform X3, coding for MRRNGGNENAISAFILKFSRKLRDRYLPGLAEVKAEPSPMKTTWYCPLDLSTVVEEEEDGVIYTVVVKQQHGGPSSPMSPVSRSQCLKAGTEEKLVLHLLHSFSLGDSSFITIFLSTYRSFTSTKRVLDILTDRLENPPGDNERSHMRQSFNKAVCTVFSTWLSEYPEDFRSLGDPSRLLRLAPLLPQDSSSAADLRARLLRIAEELSEKALLPDSHKDQTGFTSPPPDASRFEPTSVLGFPAALIAEQLTKIETELFVRLVPYHCLGSLWSQRDKKGREGVCWSVRATIRQFNKLANAVLASCLWPTKLRSQQRARLLEKWISVAEECRARKNFSSLYAIVSALQSNPIHRLRKTWQDTDREAVRRYEELSDIFSDKDNYSQSRELLKEEGTSKFANLDNRLNNKHINRSNAQGTVPYLGIFLTDLTMLDTAVKDRLDNGYINFDKRRREFEVLAQIRLLQSSCKNCVFTTDEAFTQWYQSVPTLTEEESYGLSSEIEAPGEPSPRGLTPTVIITQCPDLSTSRISLAGDSDSLFDFPSPVNNLLSKLTKHMKSPSVSCLDVDTSPPTNDSTPAALTPSTPTKSHRRSASCGNNPLNNIQGSGPDMRIIRIRMDLQDGNLYRSILVTSNDKTPTVISSALEKHNQDPKQASRYELIQLLPEGKELIIPATGNVFYAMTSSSVDFLLRRKGGNTPLGSQPISTETSATFPRIKAKGRRLVRTLF